A window of Brettanomyces nanus chromosome 2, complete sequence contains these coding sequences:
- a CDS encoding uncharacterized protein (BUSCO:EOG09343JW1) yields MEAVQKLSDLITGFLGHIDFNNKAFQKAIFFIIFNPLYWNFGARLEHKTKFLSKLAFGSKKSAVYIFSATVFSLGIMRDNIYRDAILEQATSPFLDTPFFKGLGIACFGFGSVLVASSMYKLGIVGTYLGDHFGFLKNERITDFPFNLVDNPMYDGSSLSFLGAALFFAKPAGLWASGLVYAMYRIVELIEEPFTAKIYAERSSEKKAA; encoded by the coding sequence ATGGAAGCAGTTCAGAAACTCTCAGATCTAATCACTGGCTTTCTTGGCCATATTGATTTCAACAACAAAGCCTTCCAGAAGGctattttcttcattatcttcaACCCATTGTACTGGAACTTTGGTGCAAGATTAGAACACAAGACCAAATTTCTTTCTAAGTTGGCCTTTGGCTCCAAAAAATCGGCAGTCTACATCTTTTCTGCCACCGTGTTCTCGCTCGGCATTATGAGGGATAATATCTACAGGGACGCAATCCTTGAACAGGCCACATCGCCATTTCTGGACACTCCTTTCTTTAAAGGCTTAGGAATTGCATGCTTTGGCTTTGGTTCTGTGTTAGTCGCCAGTTCCATGTACAAATTGGGAATTGTTGGCACCTATTTGGGAGATCACTTTggattcttgaaaaatgaaagaatCACTGATTTCCCATTCAATCTAGTTGATAATCCAATGTACGATGGCTCGTCCCTTTCGTTCTTGGGGGCTGCTCTCTTTTTTGCCAAGCCAGCTGGTTTATGGGCAAGTGGATTGGTTTATGCCATGTATAGAATTGTTGAATTGATTGAGGAACCCTTCACTGCTAAAATATATGCTGAAAGGTCATCGGAAAAGAAGGCTGCTTGA
- a CDS encoding uncharacterized protein (BUSCO:EOG09342NCS) produces MTSFGSYNYSDVKTLPLDSPETKGIAVCKILYSEEYKKLMSCLRGLMAVNELSPRALYMTELVIGKVAAHYTVWLYRYKNIKKIVEETDKEGWHRVLEDELKWCGRVALANEKNYQIWHYREDIIELMISHLYGGDSDKYDVEKEEFPIIETLIDRDEKNYHVWTHRRWLVERFKMYGSPRELEFTEKRLAEDVRNNSAWNHRFFVLFGGKGEEFEADFDTELGFVKRQVCRSPTNPSSWNYLRGICAKKGFVQLKEFVTQFTEQKETDPVIPALEILAEIYKEEKQQDKWREVYEQLKKVDPIRQNYWESYGV; encoded by the coding sequence ATGACTTCATTTGGTTCATACAATTATTCTGATGTCAAGACTTTACCGTTGGACTCACCAGAGACAAAGGGAATCGCTGTATGTAAGATTCTGTACTCGGAAGAATATAAGAAACTAATGTCATGTCTGCGTGGGTTGATGGCAGTGAACGAGCTTTCTCCACGAGCATTGTACATGACTGAATTAGTAATAGGTAAAGTGGCAGCACACTATACAGTATGGCTATACAGATACAAGAACATTAAGAAAATAGTAGAAGAAACTGATAAGGAAGGATGGCATCGAGTActagaagatgaacttAAATGGTGTGGTAGAGTTGCCCTTGCCAACGAGAAAAACTATCAAATTTGGCATTATAGGGAGGATATTATAGAACTTATGATTAGTCATTTGTACGGAGGAGATAGTGATAAATATGACgtggagaaggaggagttCCCAATTATAGAGACGTTGATTGATAGAGACGAGAAGAACTATCACGTGTGGACACATCGACGGTGGTTAGTGGAGAGATTTAAAATGTATGGGTCTCCGAGGGAGTTGGAATTTACTGAGAAACGATTGGCTGAAGATGTCCGGAACAACTCGGCCTGGAACCATCGATTCTTTGTGCTCTTTGGAggaaaaggtgaagaattCGAGGCTGATTTTGACACCGAGCTGGGATTTGTGAAAAGACAGGTTTGCAGATCGCCCACAAATCCTTCCTCGTGGAACTATCTTCGAGGAATTTGTGCCAAGAAAGGATTTGTGcaattgaaagaattcGTTACTCAATTTACtgaacagaaagagacgGATCCAGTGATCCCTGCCTTGGAGATTTTGGCTGAAATAtataaggaagagaagcagcaaGACAAATGGAGAGAAGTTTACgagcagttgaagaaagttgatcCTATTAGACAGAACTACTGGGAGTCCTATGGGGTCTGA
- a CDS encoding uncharacterized protein (EggNog:ENOG41) — translation MSTLSKQTKAQLAEIAENLGIDVSGCRIKRDYYETIRDFFQEHYDQFTPGSPYYDLAHASRLATASLGSPRKVVALDEDSSEGETEQEEAEDDEAEEAEAEDGDEEEAEEKPEDDESADENTKSFCAKYLVPLKSCFHCEKVNSVAEYISDKNQEVRDYLSDPYSINDVVFILESLFLFSKFYHTVELGSISQIPPSIKEQLPNCALSLPVFDVFSLDSTFFATTGLWLFFALGLPKTISYYINFTYDFEYDSFTFALAKLFLGLILFRSHINTSEIQRDLDFEFATKECSVSCVLQAFEHAVLKSTIFLRNTFGNWILVDALFTTLISLYANLAFV, via the coding sequence ATGTCCACCTTGTCTAAACAAACAAAGGCCCAATTGGCAGAGATCGCCGAGAACTTGGGCATCGATGTCTCCGGTTGCAGAATTAAGAGAGATTACTATGAAACTATAAGAGATTTCTTCCAAGAACATTACGATCAGTTCACTCCTGGTTCCCCTTACTATGATTTAGCACATGCTTCGAGGTTGGCCACTGCTTCTCTTGGTTCTCCAAGAAAGGTTGTTGCCCTTGACGAAGACTCCAGTGAGGGAGAGACTGAGCAGGAGGAAGCCGAGGATGACGAGGCCGAGGAagctgaagctgaagatggtgatgaagaagaagctgagGAAAAGCCCGAGGATGACGAGTCTGCCGATGAGAATACAAAGTCATTCTGTGCCAAATACTTGGTGCCATTGAAGTCGTGTTTCCACTGTGAAAAAGTTAACTCTGTTGCTGAATACATCAGTGACAAGAATCAAGAAGTCAGAGATTATTTGAGTGATCCTTACTCGATCAATGATGTCGTGTTCATCTTGGAGTCGCTCTTTTTGTTCTCCAAGTTCTACCACACCGTCGAATTGGGTAGTATTTCCCAAATTCCACCATCCATCAAGGAACAATTACCAAACTGTGCTCTCAGCTTACCGGTTTTTGACGTTTTCTCGTTGGACAGTACCTTCTTCGCCACTACAGGCCTTTGGTTATTCTTTGCTCTTGGCCTTCCTAAAACCATCTCATACTACATCAACTTCACCTACGATTTTGAATACGATTCATTCACCTTTGCTCTAGCCAAGTTGTTCCTCGGCTTGATTCTCTTCAGGTCTCACATTAACACCTCCGAGATCCAGAGAGACTTGGACTTTGAGTTTGCTACTAAGGAATGTAGCGTCTCTTGTGTTTTACAGGCGTTCGAACACGCAGTCTTGAAGAgcaccatcttcttgagaaacaCCTTCGGCAATTGGATCTTGGTCGACGCTTTGTTTACCACTTTGATTTCCCTCTACGCTAATCTTGCATTTGTGTAA
- a CDS encoding uncharacterized protein (BUSCO:EOG09343P9U), producing the protein MRAPLIVIEGLDRTGKTTQTLRLLSHLNNEGIKNHLIKFPERTTPIGELINQYLTNKRLELSDQSAHLLFSANRWEFQSEIVDLLIKNQTVVVLDRYVYSGVAYSSAKGLDFQWCLSPDIGMPKPDAVIFLQSRDSTATAKREGFGKERYEIESFQNKVRAQFEKFEKDSNWHNIYVDGKSIEQVEREIWEVAEQYITGVQDKLDRFQRKQ; encoded by the coding sequence ATGCGTGCTCCCCTTATAGTGATAGAAGGGTTGGATCGAACGGGTAAAACAACCCAAACTTTGCGTCTCCTTTCTCATTTGAATAATGAAGGTATCAAGAACCATTTGATCAAGTTCCCAGAGAGGACTACACCTATAGGTGAACTTATCAACCAATATCTTACAAACAAACGATTGGAACTCTCAGATCAGTCGGCTCATCTACTTTTTAGTGCCAATAGATGGGAATTTCAAAGTGAAATCGTGGATCTATTAATAAAAAATCAAACGGTGGTGGTGTTGGACAGATATGTATATTCTGGAGTTGCATATTCCAGTGCTAAAGGTCTGGACTTTCAGTGGTGTTTGAGTCCGGATATTGGGATGCCCAAGCCCGACGCGGTTATTTTCCTCCAGTCTAGAGATTCTACGGCGACAGCGAAAAGGGAAGGATTTGGCAAAGAACGATATGAGATCGAGTCGTTTCAAAATAAGGTGAGAGCCcagtttgaaaagttcGAGAAAGATTCCAACTGGCACAATATCTATGTCGATGGTAAAAGCATTGAACAGGTGGAAAGAGAGATCTGGGAAGTTGCTGAACAGTATATTACAGGAGTACAGGATAAATTAGATAGATTTCAAAGGAAACAATAA
- the GUA1 gene encoding GMP synthase (glutamine-hydrolyzing) (MEROPS:MER0045886), protein MTQDTTKSVAIGDEVTKTFHTILVLDFGSQYSHLIVRRLREINIYAEMLPCTQKISELKFKPAGVILSGGPYSVYDDGAPHADLAIFDLNVPILGICYGMQEIAWINGKGVSRGEKREYGPANINVKSNSCPLFEGMDNSRVWMSHHDKLTELPEGFEAVATTGNTPFAGIAHKSKPIYGIQFHPEVTHTVQGKRLLSNFAVNICHAPQNWTMENFIENAIKRIRATVGPTAEAIGAVSGGVDSSVAAKLMKEAIGDRFHAIFVDNGLMRKNEAVQVKKALDDGLGINLVVVNAEDEFLDNLKGITDPEKKRKAIGYTFIHVFERVAKSIKPKDGSNIEYLLQGTLYPDVIESVSFKGPSQTIKSHHNVGGLIDNMQLKLIEPLRELFKDEVRHLGELLGLPEDLVWRHPFPGPGIGIRVLGEVTKKQVEIAREADYVFIDEIRKAGLYRQISQAFACLLPVRSVGVMGDQRMYEQVIALRAIETVDFMTADWFVFDASFLKRVASRIVNEVIGVSRVTYDITSKPPATVEWE, encoded by the coding sequence ATGACGCAAGATACTACAAAATCGGTCGCTATCGGTGACGAAGTGACCAAAACATTTCATACCATTTTGGTCTTGGATTTCGGCTCTCAGTATTCTCACCTTATCgtgagaagattgagagaGATTAATATCTATGCTGAGATGCTTCCTTGTACTCAAAAAATCAGCGAGTTGAAGTTCAAGCCTGCTGGAGTTATCTTGTCGGGTGGACCTTACTCTGtttatgatgatggtgCTCCTCATGCAGACCTTGCTATCTTTGATCTTAACGTTCCTATCTTGGGTATTTGTTACGGTATGCAAGAGATCGCTTGGATCAACGGTAAGGGTGTCAGTAGAGGCGAGAAACGTGAATATGGACCTGCTAACATTAATGTCAAGAGTAATTCCTGCCCATTGTTTGAAGGCATGGACAATTCTCGTGTTTGGATGTCTCATCATGACAAGCTAACGGAGCTTCCAGAGGGATTCGAAGCCGTTGCTACTACTGGTAACACACCATTTGCAGGTATCGCCCACAAGTCTAAGCCTATCTATGGTATTCAATTCCACCCAGAAGTGACTCATACTGTTCAGGGTAAACGTTTACTCTCGAATTTTGCTGTTAATATTTGCCATGCTCCTCAGAACTGGACCATGGAGAACTTCATCGAGAATGCTATCAAACGTATCAGAGCCACCGTTGGACCTACTGCTGAGGCAATTGGTGCTGTTTCAGGTGGTGTTGATTCCTCTGTGGCTGCTAAGCTTATGAAGGAGGCAATTGGAGACAGATTCCATGCCATTTTCGTTGATAACGGGTTGATGCGTAAAAATGAGGCCGTTCAGGTGAAGAAGGCCCTAGATGATGGATTGGGAATCAACTTGGTTGTTGTTAatgctgaagatgaattctTAGATAATTTGAAAGGTATCACAGACCCAGAAAAGAAGCGTAAGGCCATAGGATACACTTTCATTCACGTTTTTGAGCGTGTTGCTAAGAGTATTAAACCAAAGGATGGTTCTAACATCgaatatcttcttcaggGTACCTTGTATCCTGATGTAATTGAATCagtttctttcaaaggacCTTCTCAGACTATTAAGAGTCACCATAACGTGGGAGGATTGATTGATAACATGcaattgaagttgattgaACCTTTAAGAGAGTTGTTTAAAGATGAGGTTCGCCACTTGGGAGAATTACTTGGTCTTCCAGAAGATTTGGTCTGGAGACACCCATTCCCTGGCCCAGGTATAGGTATCCGTGTCTTGGGAGAGGTTACCAAGAAGCAAGTGGAAATAGCCAGAGAAGCCGACTATGTTTTCATTGATGAGATCAGGAAGGCTGGACTTTACAGACAGATTTCGCAGGCGTTTGCATGTTTGCTTCCGGTGAGATCGGTTGGCGTTATGGGAGATCAGAGAATGTACGAACAAGTCATTGCATTAAGAGCCATCGAAACTGTTGATTTCATGACTGCTGACTGGTTTGTATTCGATGCTTCTTTCCTTAAGAGAGTGGCCTCAAGAATCGTCAATGAGGTGATCGGCGTTTCTAGAGTTACATACGATATCACATCGAAGCCACCGGCAACAGTGGAGTGGGAGTGA